GTGAAATCACACTGGGAATCCTGCTCCTCCTCAGGTCCTGGCAGTTTCAGGGCCCCTCCCTAGGCCTTACTTAAAACGCTGAGGCATCTTTGGAGGAACAGGCAGACTCCACAGCTCCCGCCAGGAGAAAGGAACATTCTGAGGTATGCTCTGGGGCGCTGGTGGGACCGGAGCTCTCTCCTGACCCCAGACCCAGAATCTGCTCTGTGGAGGCTGTTCACATGCTGGGGGGCTTGGCACGGCTGCTTGCTCCCCAGACCCCAGCCAACTCAGCCTCTCTCTCCatgattttctgttgtttattccAAAATAGGGGAGTCTACACCCTGTGGAGCTCAAGATGGTCCTGAGTGGGGCGCTGTGCTTCCGGTAAGTGTATGAGGCCCTGGTTTGGTGGTGTCCTCTGAGGGAAGTGAGTTCTGGATAGACCCGTTGTCCAGCTCTgagcaggagggaggaagggaggggctgCCATTGCAGCTGGGAAATTGTGACCAGCACCTCACTGCTCTTAGAGTTTTCCCAGCCTTTTTCAAATAGGGGCAGGACTGGGGCAGGCCATCTCACAAGGGTTCCCTGATGCTGAGGGGGACAAGTGAACTGCCCAGTCTAGAGCTGCAGCCAAGTCTATCCAAGGTGGGAACAGGAGCCAGGATCCCTGCTCAGAGCTCCTCCATTGCCCCAGCACAGTGAATGGATGTAAGCTCACCCACTCTGTGCCCCTACCTCCCTGCTGCTCTTTAgggataataataaaacaaaaaccatgacCATCAGTTAGCCTGTCCACCCACTGGCGTGTACCAAACCAGACACTCTGCCGTGCTCTGAGCTTTACAACAGAGGATGAGAGTGGTCGTTTCTCTCAGTCTAATAAAGCACTTCCCACGATGTGTTCTGTGGGACTTGATTAGAGGAGTCCCATAGAGGCATCCAGGAGATGCCTAACACAGTGGAGCTCACTGATCAGGTAAATGCAGGGAATTATGCTTTCTATATCCTCTCATAAGAGAACCACAGCCCAGCTCAGCATATGAGTGATTTTGAGGTTTTCTGAAGTAAGGCAACTTGTTGAATCATATTTAGCCATGCATCGACCCAATTTTTATACTGCATCCTTTTCCCCCATATAACTTTTGGAGAAACCCACTTTAGGATACATCTTCCACCTCATAGGATGCCAGGAAATCAACTGAGTTCAAAGATGAGAAACaactttgaaaagtaaaataaaagaaatttaaatttaaagaaactcCTCACTTAGTAAGGAATATATGACTAAATAGAAATACATGTATCTTGAAGAACTGAAGAATCAGGCTTTAATCTGGAAGAGGCCTGGATGTTATCCAACCCATCATCTTAGTGTAGCAATGAGGAGGCTCAGGCCCAGAGTGGGTGAGAGAGTTGTCTGCTGCGACTCAGCAGCattggaggcagagatggggcaAGAACCTAGGGCTCTGACTCACTGTGCAGCTTCTCTTCCAACAAGAGATGGGTTGGGGCAGAAAAGGTTGAATAAGGTGAAGGAGCAAACCACAGACTCCAGTGGGAGGTTGTGGGGTCATCCTCCTGGTAGGGCATGAGCCCAGCAGGGCTGGGAGAGAAGGCTGTGCTGTTACTTCTGGCACAGtaggaagaaagagagacaaaatGCCTGAGATCAGGGGGTTCTCTGGATCCAGGGCATGCTGAAGTGTACACCCTCCCCCTAATGTAGTCCTCACCCCTTCCTGATGTTTCAGAATGAAGGACTCGGCATTGAAGGTGCTttatctgcataataaccagcttcTAGCTGGAGGGCTGCATGCAGGGAAGGTCATTAAAGGTTGGTGACTAAACATGACCCACTTTCCTTGGTCTCTATACACTCTCAGGGGAGGGGGCCGGAAGAGGGCTTAGAATAGTCATACAGATTAGCACAGGCCTACAGAGCCCAGGCATTAGGGCAGCACAAACCAGGCTCTAAGCAAAGGCAAATAAAATACCACACCTCTCAGCAAAGTGAAGACACAGGCTCTGGGGCCACCTGAAGCTTCTATGCAGAAGTGGGAATGTTTTCCAAGAGGCATGTCTTGTCATTCCCTTACAGGTAGATTTAGCTCAAGCATTGCATTCCCTGGGAGCCAGTACCAAGGAGAGAACTAACGTAGATTCTCTATACCTTTTTTCCCATATGGGAGTGGGTTTCTGCCTCTCTACCCTGGGTCCCCTCTGCTCTCTGAAGATCCTCAGTCACTTAAAGTGGAGGGACCCGAAGAACAGGTGGCATTGTTGGACCTCCTGCTTGCTCACTCTGCCCCATGCACTGCAACTGGTCCCTCTCTAAAATAGTTCGCACCTGCCCACCCGGGGCACACTTGCTGAGCACAGATGCCAGGTAGATCCTTCAGCTAGgccatatgtgtatgtgtgtgcttacTGGTGTATGTACGTGTGCATGCAGACATATATGTGtgagcatatgtgtgcatgcatgtatctgTGTGTAACCATGTATGTGTGAGTGCAGGTATGTATgtatgagcatgtgtgtgtatatgtatatgtgtgtatgcatgtatctgtgcatgtatgtgtctGATGTATGTGGGTAGTGAGGGGATGTACAGAGAGGAATGAGACCCTCTTTTGCTCTCAGCAACCTCACAGGGTGTAGAAAGTTGTCCAAACAACTCCAAAGGAGGGCTTATCAAGACAGGTTTCAGAAAAAGGCCTGAGACCCAAGGGGCATTAAAGGAGGGGGTTGAATCTATTTTGGGGTATAGAGGCTTGAAGATTTGACCCTGAACTagagggtggggtggaggtggtACAACATGCTTCCATGCCTTGATGTCCACTCTGGGCCAGTGGACAGGAGAGGCCATGTCATGACAGCTGCTGAGAGGCCTCCCTTCTGCCCAGCCTGGGGGCAGGCCATCTCACAGCAGTCCTGTGCCCTAGAGCCCAGGACAcggggagaaggagggaaaggcATCCAGGGCCCTGCATCTGGCCTCCTTCCCACAGGTGAAGAGATCAGCGTGGTCCCCAATCGGTGGCTGGATGCCAGCCTGTCCCCCGTCATCCTGGGCGTCCAGGGTGGAAGCCAGTGCCTGTCATGTGGGGCGGGGCAGGAGCCGACTCTAACACTAGAGGTGAGACTTGGGGCATCCTCACTGGGGACTGAGCCACAGATGCTGAGCCCACTGAAGCTGGGCAGCCCACAGCCCTGGTGCTGTGGGACACCCTAGCAGGATTCTGTTGATGGCAGCTTTGCCTCCTCCCTAAGGACCCTGCCCAgccctccctctgcccctgctTCTGCCCTCACCTGCCCTGCTCTCCTCTGCTGGCAGCCAGTGAACATCATGGAGCTCTATCTTGGTGCCAAGGAATCCAAGAGCTTCACCTTCTACAGGCGGGAAATGGGGCTCACCTCCAGCTTCGAGTCGGCTGCCTACCCGGGCTGGTTCCTGTGCACGGTGCCTGAAGCCGATCAGCCTGTCAGACTCACCCAGCTTCCCGAGAATGCCGGCTGGAATGCCCCCATCACAGACTTCTACTTCCAGCAGTGTGACTAGGGCAACATGCCCCCCCAGAACTCCCTGGGCAGAGCCAGCTCGGGTGAGGGGTTAGTGGAGGAGACCCATGGCGGAAAATCACTCTTTCTGCTCTCAGGACCCCCACGTCTGACTTACTGGGCACCTGGCCACTTTCTCTTCTGGTTCCCAGTTTGGGTAAATTCTGAGATTTGGAGCTCAGTCCACGGTCCTCCCCCACTGGATGGTGCTACTGCTGTGGAACCTTGTAAAAACCATGTGGGGTAAACTGGGAATAACATGAAAAGATTTctatgggggtggggtgggggagtggtgGGAATCATTCCTGCTTAATGGTAACTGATCAGTGTTACCCTGAGCCCCGCAGGCCAACCTGTCCCCAATTGAGCCTTATAGGGTCAGTAGCTCTCCACATGAAGTCCTGTCACTCACCATTGTGCAGGAGAGGGAGGTGGTCATAGAGTTAGGGATCCATGGCCCTTGGCCCAGCCCTAGCTCCTTCCCTTTAATCCTGCCACTGACATATGCTATCTTTTCTATCTCTACCCTCATCTTCTTGCTGTGGGCATGAGGAGGTGGTGATGTCAGAGGAAATGGCTCGAGCTCAGAAGATAAAAGATAAGTAGGGCATGCCGATCCTCTTTTAAAAACCCAAGATACAATCAAAATCCCAGATGCTGGTCTCTATTcccatgaaaaagtgctcatgaCATATTGAGAAGAGCAACTTACAAAGTGGCATATattgcaatttattttaattaaaaaatacctatttatatatttcttcataGAAAAATGTCTGGAAGAGTTTACTTCAATTGTAGCAATGTCAGGGTGGTGGCAGTAtaggtgatttttcttttaattcttttaatttatctgtatttcttaatttttctacaATGAAGATCAATTGCttgtataataataagaaaagaaattaatcttGAGGTAAGCAGAGTAGACATCATCTCTGATTGtcctcagcctccacttcccCAGAGTTAAATTCAAATTGAATCGAGCTCTGCTGCTCTGGTTGGTTGTAGTAGTGATCAGGAAACAGATATCAGCAAAGCCACTGAGGAGGAGCCTGTGATGAGTTTGTGTGGCTGGAATCTCTGGGTAAGGAacttaaagaacaaaaatcatcTGGTAATTCTCTCCTAGAAGGATCATAGCCCCTGGGATTCCAAGGCATGGGATCCAGTCTCTAAGAAGGCTACTGTActggttgaattgtgtccccctcaAATTCACATCCTTCTTGGAATCTCAGTCTGTGAgcttatttggagataaggtctctGCAGATGCACTTAGTTAAGACGAGGTCATGCTGGATGAAGGTAGACCtaaattcaatatgactggtgtccttgtatgaaaaggagaggacacagagacacagaggagaCGCGGGGAAGAAGACTATgtaaagatgaaggcagagatcggAGTtttgtggccacaagccaagaaacacCAAGGATTGTGGCAACCATCAGAAGCttggaagaggcaaagaagaatTCTTCCCCAGAGCCTTTAGAGGGATCACGGCTCTGCTGAAACCttaatctcagacttccagcctcctgaacgaagaaagaataaatttcggctgttttaagccaccaaggaTAATTGGTTATGGCagctctaggaaactaatacagctgCTCAAATGATCCCTGTCTCCTCATGTTCACATTCTGTGTGTGTCCCCTCCCACAATGTACCAGAGTTGTCTTTGtgaccaatagaatatggcagaagtgatggcaTGCCACTTccaagattaggttataaaagacaCTGCAGCTTCTACTTGAGCactctctctctgccacccacCACCCCCAATCTATCTTGGCTCACTCGCTCTGGGGGTAGCTAGCTGCCATGCTATGAGCAGGTCTATAAAGAGACTTATGTGGTAAAAAATAAAGTCTCCTGCCCACAGCCACATGAGTGAACCTAGAAGCAGAGACTGTGAGATAatcaatgtttgttgttttaagttgctCAGTTTTGGTCTaacttgttatgcagcaatagataactactatgcagagaaagagaaacaaatgcatttgttttattattgcaattttctccaatattttttattttccttctcacaATGAACAACTATCCTTCATTTACCCAAATATTCTATTTAAAAGCTAATAATACAACATTTGTTGAGTCATCTGGTTCTGCAAAGTTGAGATCCTCTGGTCCTATGTGCCAGGAATGAACtccagtgtccccacccaaaccctGGGGAATGGGAGCAGAAGCCAGAGGAGGAGCCCATATCTGAGCCCCAGGTATTCCACCTGCACCTCACCTGTTGGACTAGCTTGGTGGTTGAGAGTCCATTGAGGCACTGGCAAGGAGGTGGTCAGGACAGACAGGGCTGCCTGCCTCTATGGACCTCACAACTCCAGCCCAGATTCAGCTGAAGTCCTCAGGCAACAGGCAGCACAGCTCCTACCCCAGGCCTCTCAGGGCTGCCAAGAACATGAGCTCCGGATGCTAGGCTGTGTTTCAGACCCTGTTCACACTCTCTTTGTCCATGGGCCCAGACACAGTCTTGTGTTGCTCCCTCTGCTTTTGGGTCCTCCATCCATCCTCTCTGCCTAGATAAATCTCTCATCTTTCAATACCCTGCTAAGatgtcacctcctccaagaagctttTACTGAGTTGAGACACCCCCAGCTATCTGATCTGGCAATGTTTTGTATGCACCTCCCTGCACTGTAGTACCTTAACTTGGAGTCTGTGGCCCCTGGGATGACCTTAAGGTTAGGGACATATAAGTTTGTCTCTCAGCACCTTGCataatgcttggcacataatgGAAACCCAATGAGTATATAATGTAGAAACCATTTCTCCACCCTGGaatattctctccctctcttccaccCATCTAAACAGGCCCACCCCTAAGGGAGCAGCTTAAATTCCACCTCATTCTTGAAGGTTTCTCCAGCCTGAATTTGTTGCTTCCTCATTTGTAGGATGACAGAACTCAGAAGAGCTTTAGCCATGATGAGCCGACGCAAGTCAGTAGTAAAAGAAGGAATATAAAATGCCTCCTTCAGGAATGTACAGGCTGGACATCATGACTATACAAGTGAAAAAGAGTGGCTTTAGATTTCTGCAATTTTGGTATAAATCACTGGCCTGGACCTGTATTTACAGAGATGCAATACTCACATCATGTGGGGTTTGTACAAATTGCAGACATTGAGGAACAGAGAATGTTCCAAGGGCAGGCTGTAGGGAAGAGGCTATGATGTGGGAGGTATTATCCTGAAAAAAGCAATGCACAGGGAGCCCTCTTCAAGCACTTAAAGGCTTGCCAAGTAGAAGAATATGCTTGTTCTGTGTAATTCCAGAACACACAAGCAGAACCAATGGGTGCAAATTATGTGGAGGCTGTTTTTCCTATATGACCCCCATATTTTAACCACAAGGACCACAAACATTGATAGTGTTTCTTCAAGAGGTTGTGTGGTCCCTGACCCTGGAGATGTTAAGGCAGAGCCTAATTAACCAATTTCTCAGGGATGCCATAGCACAGATTTCTCCAATTGGAGGGTGACTATGATTCCATGtctatgagatggagtttcactctgtcacccaggctggagtacggtggtgccatcttggcccactgcaacctctgcctcccaggttcaagtgattctcctgcctcagcctcccaagtagctgggcctacaggtgcatgccaccatgcctggctaatttttgtatttttagtagacatgaggtttcaccatgttggccaggctggtttgaactcctgacctcaagtgatctgcctgccttagcctcccaaagtgttgggatacaggcatgagccaccacgcctggcctaaagtcCATTcaattctaggatttttttttttgcccaaggAGCTTCTCTGCCACTATTGTTTCCAATATGTCCTTGGCCCACAGCTTAGAGAGTCTGGTCTTCTTAATTATCTTTTCAAGTGTTTATGACTTAATTCCTCAGCTAGACTGTAAAACTACTTAACAACAAGGAGTGTGTATTGAATGTCCGTGTCACACAGCAGTGTAAATGCTGGGTAAACACTCATTGGTTGCCTGACATAGTAACTCATGCTTTAAGCCTTCCCATAGAAGGGTGAGAGATTGGGAGAGTGGAAGAAGAATGATCACTGGCCTTAGAAAGCAGAAATCTGGTCCCATTTCTGCCcatcttttctcatttctcatcCTGCAGGCATCTGAGTCTTAGACCCACCTATCCCACTTCCTCAAGAAGCCCTTGGTGGAACTTTGCAAATGACCAAAGAGGGAGAATTATAATAAGGTTGTTAGTTTCCAGAGAATATTACACCTAAGCTTCTCCACCCTtgtaatggatggatggatggatggaaggacagAAGGGTGGATCGATGGgcaaatgggtggatggatggatggatgaatgatggatggatggaagaatggacagatgggtagatagatgggCAGATGGGTggccaggtgggtggatggatggatggactgaGTCAAGTAATGTCAATTAGAGACCTGAGTGTTCTTTCCTCTGTGCTCTACTCACACTATCATATTTCCTAGCAGTCCATGGCACATGATGTCTGCTCATTCTCAGGGTGAATCTGAGGTCAATATCTTTGCAGTTGGGTTTTCCTAGATGTTCTGTCCCATCAAGCTGGTACCACTGAAAAGCAGAGACTTCCTTCTCATCTTTCCAAACAGAGCCACACTCACAGTGCTATCAGCCCCTTCTCTTACTCTGGCTGTCTGGCCACAGCCTGGATTCAGACATCAGAATTTGTTCTGTCCTTGGGCTTGCCAGACATACTCTCTCTTGCATTCACCACCTCTTGAAGCCTAGGATGGAGCCCCACGGGGCACCAAAGATGTCTGACCCCAGCACTGTTTATCTGGCTGCAAACCCACTAATAACATAGTCAATGACAGTAGGTACAGAGCAGGGGCCCCATACCTTGTTTCTGCCAAGGCTTTATGGATGACTCTCTCCCCCTTCAACAAATGCTCATTAATGTTCCCACCGTCTTATTATTCATGCTGTACAAAAGACATTGTGAAATGCCCAGGCTCTTCTTCCTTCATGCCCTGCAGCCAATTATAGAGATTGGTGCAGGCCTGACCCACCCTTACCAGGTGGTATAAACACAGTGCAATGCCCTGGAGAAATCAGTTGGAGTCTTCAGGGATCAGGGTTCCAGGCACTCAGGATCTGCAGGTCAGTGATGGACAggcaatattctctctctcttttctttcttttctactctcTCCTGTCAATATCTCTGATATGCCCTCTGTCCCTTCACTCCTCCTGGCAAGCTGTCTAGGTAACAAGGTATTCCCCTCATAGAACATGGTGGGACATCAAAAACATTTAGGAGCACATAAAGAGATTTGAGGAGAAGGAATAGGTTAAGCCAAATCAAGATTTTTGAACTACTTAGAACAACTGACTTTAGAAAGTAATCTCAAAAGAAACCATCTGGGCCAGTGGTATTCAAACTGTGTTTGGTGGAAGCTtcagagttgtgtgtgtgtgtgtgtgtgctccttGGGAGCTCCTCAGTGTCTTCTTTGTAGCCAAGAGAAATATTAGCAGGGTTCCAAAGTCTTCATTGCTTCCTGTGTCAGCAAAGCAGTTGCCCTTTATCCTTTTTACAATCATTAGAATTCTGCataaaattttattgtgaaacttaaaacagttttgaaagataCCTTACTCAGTCTTTCCATCCAATGATGATAAGTTGAAGGCCCAGGAATAAAAGGTGGCAAAATAAATTGGTAGCAGAGCTAGGTCTAGGACTCAGCCTTTCTATTCAAAGTCtgctctgtgtgtttctgtgtcctGGCCATAAGGACCAGGGTAGTTCAATTAGGGTGGTTGGAGAGAGCTTCAAGTGAGCTGTAAGCCATGCTTCATGACTTCACGATCTTATTAACTTTTATAAGGGAAACAAATATCTTTATGTACAACAATAAATAATACAGTGAAATTTAATAGGAGTTCAGAGTAGAGTTACAATAGTAAGGGAAAGATTCATTAAACTCTGAGTCATGGAATTATAAATAGTTTGGCCTAGAAAGAAACTTCATAACCACATAATTGAATCAAATGAATTTGGCCTAGAAAGAACCTTCATAACCACATAATTGAATCAAATGAATTTGGCCTAGAAAGAACCTTCATAACCACATAATCTGATCCCATGAATGTATAGTGCTGAAACTGAGGGTTCGAGGTTAAAAGACATAACCCTGTATGTCTAAGCTGTAACTCTACACTGGTAATTAATTTGATAGAACTGGGTACTGAACCCATCTATACTGATACTATCTCCAGTAATCTTAATATTAAAAGATCTGAATGGATAACAATGAGAAGGGATGACTTTTGAGGCAGGGAGAACAATGGGACACCTGTGAGTATGTCCACTGAGAAGATAAGAAAGGAATTATGTTGCCAGGAGGTGTGGTTTAGTGTCCATGAAGAAGTGAGACGCTATCACACAAGAAAATCAGTGCCAGATGGTGGCAAAACAGTCAGTCACTGTAGATTCTAGAGCTGGGCAAGGATGTGGTGAAAAAAATCTGTAGAACGTGGGTCCAGATTCCTCACATAGGTTGGAATGAATGAAAGGCAGAAAAACCGGGAATACAAGTACATTAGTAATGGCAGTTAAGAAcacaaagttatattttaaagaaataacctGTAGGGACTGGATAAGTTAGACACTGAGTCAGGAGAAGTAGG
This genomic window from Pongo pygmaeus isolate AG05252 chromosome 12, NHGRI_mPonPyg2-v2.0_pri, whole genome shotgun sequence contains:
- the IL36RN gene encoding interleukin-36 receptor antagonist protein — protein: MVLSGALCFRMKDSALKVLYLHNNQLLAGGLHAGKVIKGEEISVVPNRWLDASLSPVILGVQGGSQCLSCGAGQEPTLTLEPVNIMELYLGAKESKSFTFYRREMGLTSSFESAAYPGWFLCTVPEADQPVRLTQLPENAGWNAPITDFYFQQCD